A genome region from Chlorobaculum tepidum TLS includes the following:
- a CDS encoding oxaloacetate decarboxylase subunit alpha, with protein sequence MKKIRFMDVSFRDGFQSCYGARVKTEDFLPVLEAAVEAGTDNFEIGGGARFQSLYFYCQEDAFEMMDACRRVVGPDINLQTLSRGANVVGLVSQSRDIIDLHAKMFKKHGVSTIRNFDALMDVRNLAWSGQCIVNAGLKHQVVIALMGLPPGLNEPYCHTPQFYLDKLKEILDAGIPFDSVAFKDASGTTTPAVIYETIKGARKMLPEGTVLQFHTHDTAGMGVACNFAAIEAGIDIIDLAMAPVSGGTAEVDILTMWHRLRGTDYTLDIDQEKYLEVERMFIEHMDKYYMPPEAKEVNPVIPFSPMPGGALTANTQMMRDHGTLHFFPEVIRNMREVVAKGGFGSSVTPVSQFYFQQAFANTVQGPWKKIVDGYGKMVLGYFGKTPAAPDPEVVALASEQLGLEPTVQDVHDINDRNPDLGIEHNRKLLEEAGLPVTDENIFIAATCGAKGISFLKGDKPMGIRYKADVEAEEKAKHSEEELKVTSHGNSLQDRLSDLIKPAGRSNLSGNYMVMVDGKSFNVVIADGMVMAQSIASGAQPFVMPVPTAVSAPQQHRGTPVMPSMPGNVFKMEVEAGQKVEEGQEVAVMEAMKMESPVKAPKSGIVTVVLAKPGDAVSAAQALMYIE encoded by the coding sequence ATGAAAAAAATACGGTTCATGGATGTCTCATTCCGCGACGGGTTCCAGTCCTGTTACGGAGCAAGGGTCAAAACCGAGGATTTCCTGCCGGTGCTTGAAGCTGCCGTCGAGGCGGGCACCGATAACTTCGAGATCGGCGGAGGCGCGCGTTTCCAGAGCCTCTACTTCTACTGTCAGGAAGACGCCTTCGAGATGATGGATGCCTGCCGCCGCGTGGTCGGCCCCGACATCAATCTCCAGACTTTGTCGCGAGGCGCAAACGTGGTCGGCCTCGTTTCGCAGTCGCGCGACATCATCGACCTGCACGCCAAAATGTTCAAGAAGCATGGCGTCAGCACCATCCGCAACTTCGACGCGCTCATGGATGTGCGCAATCTCGCCTGGTCGGGCCAGTGCATCGTCAACGCCGGGCTGAAGCACCAGGTGGTGATCGCCCTGATGGGCCTGCCGCCGGGGCTGAACGAGCCCTACTGCCACACGCCGCAGTTCTACCTCGACAAGCTCAAGGAGATTCTCGACGCGGGCATTCCGTTCGACAGCGTCGCCTTCAAGGACGCCTCCGGCACCACCACTCCCGCCGTGATCTACGAAACGATCAAGGGCGCTCGCAAGATGCTGCCCGAAGGCACCGTGCTCCAGTTCCACACGCACGACACCGCCGGAATGGGCGTGGCCTGCAACTTTGCGGCCATCGAGGCGGGCATTGACATCATCGATCTGGCGATGGCTCCGGTCAGCGGCGGCACCGCCGAGGTGGACATCCTTACCATGTGGCACCGCCTGCGCGGCACCGATTACACCCTCGACATCGATCAGGAGAAGTACCTCGAAGTCGAGCGGATGTTTATCGAGCACATGGACAAGTACTACATGCCGCCGGAAGCCAAAGAGGTCAACCCGGTCATTCCGTTCTCGCCCATGCCGGGCGGCGCGCTGACGGCCAACACCCAGATGATGCGCGACCACGGCACGTTGCACTTCTTCCCGGAGGTGATCCGCAACATGCGGGAAGTTGTCGCCAAGGGCGGCTTCGGCTCGTCGGTGACGCCGGTTTCGCAGTTCTACTTCCAGCAGGCCTTCGCCAACACCGTGCAGGGGCCGTGGAAAAAGATCGTGGACGGCTACGGCAAGATGGTGCTCGGCTACTTCGGCAAGACCCCGGCAGCCCCCGATCCGGAGGTGGTGGCGCTCGCCTCGGAACAGCTCGGCCTTGAGCCGACCGTTCAGGACGTGCACGACATCAACGACCGCAATCCCGATCTTGGCATCGAGCACAACCGCAAGCTCCTCGAAGAGGCCGGATTGCCGGTGACCGACGAAAATATCTTTATCGCGGCCACCTGCGGCGCGAAGGGCATTAGCTTCCTCAAGGGCGACAAGCCGATGGGCATCCGCTACAAAGCGGACGTCGAGGCGGAGGAGAAGGCCAAGCATAGCGAGGAGGAGCTGAAGGTCACTTCGCATGGCAACTCGTTGCAGGATCGCCTCTCCGACCTCATCAAACCGGCTGGACGCAGCAACCTGTCAGGCAACTACATGGTGATGGTGGATGGCAAGTCGTTCAACGTGGTGATCGCCGATGGTATGGTCATGGCTCAGTCGATCGCGTCCGGCGCGCAGCCTTTCGTGATGCCTGTGCCGACGGCGGTCTCCGCACCCCAGCAGCATCGGGGCACGCCGGTCATGCCTTCCATGCCGGGCAACGTCTTCAAGATGGAGGTCGAAGCCGGTCAGAAGGTAGAGGAAGGGCAGGAGGTTGCCGTCATGGAGGCTATGAAGATGGAGTCCCCGGTCAAAGCGCCAAAGTCCGGTATCGTTACGGTAGTCCTCGCTAAGCCCGGAGACGCAGTTTCCGCCGCCCAGGCGCTGATGTATATCGAGTGA
- a CDS encoding VIT1/CCC1 transporter family protein, which produces MSQLSETELRHVAGFQKNEITEHHIYKNLAKKVDGVKNRRVFAQISEDELRHYHVWKKYTGREVEPDRFKIWLYSMIALLFGFTFAVKLMEGKEQNAQQEYERVANMGVEIDGLIKDEEEHEQALIAVLDEERLQYTGSIVLGLNDALVELTGALAGLTFALQNTRLVALTAVITGFAAALSMASSEYLSTKTEAGVKSPVKASIYTGVAYIIAVAVLIVPYLVLNDIYLSLALAFAGAFVVIALFNFYVSVAQGVPFRSRFLEMAGLIVAVSGISFLAGLGIRYFFGVEV; this is translated from the coding sequence GTGAGCCAACTGTCTGAAACCGAACTTCGGCATGTCGCCGGATTTCAGAAAAACGAGATCACCGAGCACCACATCTACAAGAATCTCGCCAAAAAGGTTGACGGCGTGAAGAACCGCCGCGTTTTTGCCCAGATTTCCGAAGACGAACTTCGTCATTACCATGTCTGGAAAAAATATACTGGGAGGGAGGTGGAGCCGGATCGCTTTAAAATCTGGCTCTACTCGATGATCGCCCTCTTGTTTGGTTTTACCTTTGCCGTCAAGCTGATGGAGGGGAAAGAGCAGAACGCGCAGCAGGAGTACGAGCGGGTGGCGAACATGGGCGTCGAAATCGATGGCCTCATCAAGGACGAGGAGGAGCACGAGCAGGCGCTGATCGCCGTGCTCGATGAGGAGCGGCTGCAATATACCGGTTCGATCGTACTTGGCCTGAACGACGCCTTGGTCGAACTGACGGGTGCTCTGGCAGGCCTGACCTTCGCCTTGCAGAATACCCGGCTCGTAGCGCTGACAGCAGTGATCACCGGTTTTGCCGCCGCCCTGTCGATGGCCTCGTCGGAATATCTCTCAACCAAAACCGAGGCGGGTGTGAAAAGCCCTGTCAAGGCCTCGATCTACACGGGCGTCGCCTATATCATCGCCGTCGCGGTGCTGATCGTCCCGTATCTCGTTCTGAACGACATTTACCTGAGCCTCGCGCTCGCGTTTGCCGGTGCGTTTGTGGTGATCGCCCTGTTCAATTTTTATGTCTCCGTGGCGCAGGGCGTGCCGTTCAGGAGCCGTTTTCTCGAAATGGCCGGGCTGATTGTCGCGGTCTCCGGCATCAGCTTTTTGGCGGGACTTGGCATCCGGTACTTCTTCGGCGTCGAGGTGTAG
- the htpG gene encoding molecular chaperone HtpG, producing MSSNPTSSVREFEYKAEMKQLLNLIVHSLYTHPEIFLRELISNASDALGKARFRMLSSDEGLDKSGDLKITITVDKESGSFVIEDTGIGMSEEELISNLGTVASSGTLGFMEALKEQQKEGQRLDANLIGQFGVGFYSVFMVTDEVTVETKSIESGLQGWRWKSSGQGSYTIEPVEREARGTRISFILKEEFREFAQEYRVEQIIKKYSNFVEYPIYIGSRQINSMTALWQRPKSELKQEEVNEFYKFIANDFKDPLDYLHVSVEGAVSFKALLFIPSEAPMELLYNQGALEKRGPQLYVKKVLIQHECRDLLPEYLRFVSGVVDTEDLPLNVSRELVQASPVMAKIKQILTTKLLGWFDTIAKEEPEKFRAFYKAFGTILKIGLNTDFTNRDKLIDLLRFETTKTVEGEYVTLKEYVGRMAEGQTEIYYHSGSSRAQMLAHPNLEYFRKRDIEVLLLSDPVDVFVIPSIFEYDKKPLKSIEKAEIDMSTVEPEGERLSAEGTVGVISLFKEVLGERVADVVESRRLVSSPVTLVSGKDALDSQFEKMMKMMNKDADMPSTKKILEINTAHPIIRNLAGKHAVGLSTDPVVRAAVTQLFESALLLEGDLESVADYVSRMNELVEAATRS from the coding sequence ATGAGCAGCAACCCTACCTCATCCGTTCGTGAGTTTGAATACAAGGCTGAAATGAAACAGCTTCTGAATCTGATCGTCCATTCGCTGTACACCCATCCTGAAATTTTTCTTCGTGAGCTGATCTCCAACGCCTCCGATGCGCTCGGCAAGGCGCGTTTTCGGATGCTTTCGTCTGACGAGGGGCTTGACAAGTCCGGCGATCTGAAGATCACCATCACCGTCGATAAAGAGTCTGGCAGCTTTGTCATCGAAGACACCGGCATCGGCATGAGCGAGGAGGAGTTGATCTCGAACCTCGGTACGGTGGCCAGCTCCGGCACGCTCGGCTTCATGGAGGCGCTGAAGGAGCAGCAGAAAGAGGGACAGCGGCTCGACGCCAACCTCATCGGCCAGTTCGGCGTAGGCTTCTACTCAGTCTTCATGGTGACCGATGAAGTGACCGTCGAGACCAAAAGCATCGAGAGCGGCTTGCAGGGGTGGCGGTGGAAATCATCCGGCCAGGGTTCCTACACCATTGAGCCGGTCGAACGCGAAGCTCGCGGCACCCGCATTTCATTCATCCTCAAGGAGGAGTTCAGGGAGTTCGCCCAAGAGTACCGCGTCGAGCAGATTATCAAGAAGTACTCAAACTTCGTTGAATATCCGATCTACATCGGCAGCCGCCAGATCAACAGCATGACCGCGCTCTGGCAGCGTCCCAAGAGCGAGCTGAAACAGGAAGAGGTCAACGAGTTCTACAAGTTCATCGCCAACGATTTCAAGGACCCGCTCGACTACCTGCACGTGTCGGTCGAGGGCGCGGTGAGCTTCAAGGCGCTGCTTTTCATTCCTTCCGAAGCGCCGATGGAGCTGCTCTACAACCAGGGGGCGCTCGAAAAACGCGGGCCGCAGCTCTACGTCAAGAAGGTGCTCATCCAGCACGAGTGCCGCGATCTTCTGCCCGAATATCTGCGCTTCGTGAGCGGCGTGGTCGATACCGAGGATTTGCCGCTGAACGTTTCGCGCGAGCTGGTGCAGGCAAGCCCGGTGATGGCGAAAATCAAGCAGATTCTCACCACCAAGCTGCTCGGCTGGTTCGACACCATCGCCAAAGAGGAGCCGGAGAAGTTCCGCGCCTTCTACAAGGCGTTCGGCACGATCCTGAAAATCGGCCTCAACACCGACTTCACCAATCGCGACAAGCTGATCGATCTCTTGCGCTTCGAGACCACCAAGACCGTCGAGGGCGAGTACGTCACCCTCAAAGAGTACGTCGGGCGCATGGCCGAGGGGCAGACCGAAATCTACTACCACTCCGGCAGCAGCCGCGCACAGATGCTCGCGCATCCAAACCTCGAATATTTCAGGAAGCGCGACATCGAGGTGCTTCTGCTCTCCGATCCGGTCGATGTGTTTGTGATTCCCTCGATTTTCGAGTACGACAAGAAGCCGCTCAAGTCGATTGAGAAGGCTGAAATTGACATGAGCACGGTCGAGCCCGAAGGTGAGCGGCTCAGTGCTGAGGGCACGGTTGGCGTGATTTCGCTCTTCAAGGAAGTGCTCGGCGAGCGCGTGGCCGACGTGGTCGAGTCCAGGCGCCTCGTCAGTTCGCCGGTGACGCTGGTGAGCGGCAAAGATGCGCTCGACAGCCAGTTCGAGAAGATGATGAAGATGATGAACAAGGATGCCGACATGCCTTCCACGAAGAAGATTCTCGAGATCAACACCGCGCATCCGATCATCCGCAACCTGGCGGGCAAGCACGCCGTCGGCCTCTCCACCGATCCGGTCGTTCGTGCGGCGGTCACGCAGCTTTTCGAGAGCGCCCTGTTGCTCGAAGGCGACCTCGAATCGGTCGCGGACTACGTTTCGCGCATGAACGAACTGGTCGAGGCCGCGACGCGCTCGTAA
- a CDS encoding fumarate hydratase: MKQFRDSMIALITETSTNLPSDVRKAIADAVGNDAADSRAGLAMSAITLNIDMAVDNVGPVCQDTGMPTFFVHTPKGADQLAMKRDIEEAVVEATRTGKLRPNAVDSLTGKNSGNNLGCHVPVIHFEPWDRDEIEVKLILKGGGCENKNIQYSLPADIPGLGRAARDLDGVRKCILHAVYQAQGQGCSPGFIGVGVGGDRTSSFELAKKQLLRSVDDTNSDAVLAELEQEILDKANRLNIGPMGFAGKTTLLGCKIGTSHRVPASFFVSVAYNCWAYRRLGVIIDPKEGSISEWQYRYPGEIKRMARGAGIPLTGREVVLTAPVSEETIRSLKVGDIVIVDGEMHTGRDAFHHYIMHHDLPEGLDIRGGIIYHCGPVMLKNEAGEYTVVAAGPTTSIREEPYQSDVIEKLGLRAVIGKGGMGPKTLAGLQKHGAVYLNAIGGAAQYYARCIEKVTGVDFLEEMGVPEAMWHLQAKAFPCIVTMDAHGNSLHKQVDEESFAMLENIGKEQA; the protein is encoded by the coding sequence ATGAAACAGTTCAGGGATTCAATGATCGCCTTGATCACCGAGACCTCCACGAATCTGCCGAGCGACGTTCGCAAGGCCATCGCCGATGCCGTTGGCAATGATGCTGCCGATTCGAGGGCCGGACTTGCCATGTCTGCCATCACGCTCAATATCGACATGGCGGTCGATAATGTCGGCCCGGTTTGCCAGGATACCGGTATGCCTACCTTCTTCGTGCACACGCCGAAAGGCGCTGACCAGCTCGCCATGAAGCGCGACATCGAGGAGGCTGTCGTCGAGGCAACCCGAACCGGCAAGCTTCGTCCCAATGCGGTCGATTCGCTGACCGGTAAGAACTCCGGCAACAACCTTGGCTGCCATGTGCCGGTGATCCATTTCGAGCCGTGGGATCGCGACGAGATCGAGGTGAAGCTCATCCTCAAAGGCGGCGGCTGCGAGAACAAAAACATCCAGTACTCGCTGCCTGCCGATATTCCCGGACTTGGCCGCGCGGCTCGCGACCTCGACGGCGTGCGTAAGTGCATCCTCCACGCCGTGTACCAGGCGCAGGGACAGGGGTGCAGCCCCGGCTTCATCGGCGTCGGCGTCGGTGGCGACCGCACCAGCAGCTTCGAGCTGGCCAAGAAGCAGTTGCTCCGCTCGGTCGATGACACCAATTCCGATGCGGTGCTGGCCGAACTCGAACAGGAGATTCTCGACAAGGCTAACCGCCTGAACATCGGGCCGATGGGCTTTGCCGGCAAGACCACGCTGCTTGGCTGCAAGATCGGCACATCGCATCGCGTTCCGGCTAGCTTCTTTGTCTCGGTAGCCTACAATTGCTGGGCCTATCGCCGTCTTGGCGTCATCATCGACCCGAAAGAGGGTTCGATTTCCGAGTGGCAGTACCGCTATCCGGGCGAAATCAAGCGCATGGCGCGCGGCGCGGGCATTCCGCTGACGGGCCGTGAGGTGGTGCTCACCGCGCCGGTCAGCGAGGAGACGATCCGCTCGCTCAAGGTTGGCGACATCGTGATCGTTGATGGCGAAATGCACACCGGACGCGATGCCTTCCACCACTACATCATGCACCATGATCTGCCCGAGGGTCTCGACATCCGCGGCGGCATCATCTACCACTGCGGCCCGGTGATGCTCAAGAACGAGGCGGGCGAGTACACGGTCGTTGCTGCCGGGCCGACCACTTCGATTCGCGAGGAGCCTTACCAGTCGGACGTGATCGAAAAGCTCGGACTTCGCGCGGTGATTGGCAAGGGCGGCATGGGGCCGAAGACGCTTGCGGGCTTGCAGAAGCACGGTGCGGTCTATCTCAACGCCATCGGCGGTGCGGCGCAGTACTACGCCAGGTGCATCGAAAAGGTGACCGGCGTCGATTTCTTGGAAGAGATGGGCGTGCCGGAGGCGATGTGGCACTTGCAGGCCAAAGCCTTCCCGTGCATCGTCACGATGGACGCGCACGGCAACAGCCTGCACAAGCAGGTCGATGAGGAGTCCTTCGCGATGCTTGAAAACATCGGCAAGGAGCAGGCGTAA
- a CDS encoding N-acetylneuraminate synthase family protein produces MAEVKIGNSMVGDGHPVYVIAEIGINHNGSLEVAKKLIEGAAQAGCDAVKFQKRTPELCVPMDQRLIERDTPWGRMTYMDYRYKVEFGFEEYSEIDAYCREKGIAWFASCWDEEAVDFMEQFNPPCYKAASASLTDLTLLKKTKATGRPLIISTGMSTMEEVDAAVNELGRENLLIAHTNSTYPCPVEELNLRMIHTLQQRYPDNPIGYSGHEVGLATTWAAVALGATFVERHVTLDRAMWGSDQAASVEISGMSRLVSNIRDIEKALGDGVKRVYDGEAAARKKLRRV; encoded by the coding sequence ATGGCTGAAGTGAAAATCGGAAATAGCATGGTCGGAGACGGCCATCCGGTGTATGTGATCGCAGAGATCGGAATCAACCACAACGGCTCGCTCGAAGTAGCCAAAAAGCTGATCGAAGGCGCGGCGCAGGCAGGCTGCGATGCGGTCAAGTTCCAGAAACGGACGCCCGAGCTGTGCGTGCCGATGGACCAGCGCCTGATCGAGCGCGATACGCCGTGGGGGCGCATGACCTACATGGATTATCGCTACAAGGTTGAGTTCGGTTTCGAGGAGTATTCCGAGATCGATGCCTATTGCCGCGAAAAGGGAATTGCCTGGTTCGCTTCATGCTGGGACGAGGAGGCGGTCGATTTCATGGAGCAGTTCAATCCGCCGTGTTACAAGGCGGCCTCTGCCTCGCTGACCGATCTTACCCTGCTGAAAAAGACCAAGGCGACGGGGCGCCCGCTCATCATCTCGACCGGCATGTCCACCATGGAGGAGGTCGATGCCGCCGTCAACGAGCTTGGCCGCGAGAATCTGCTGATCGCGCACACCAACTCTACCTATCCCTGCCCGGTCGAGGAGCTGAACCTGCGGATGATCCACACCCTGCAACAGCGTTATCCCGATAACCCCATCGGCTACTCCGGCCACGAGGTTGGCCTTGCCACGACATGGGCGGCGGTGGCTCTCGGCGCGACCTTCGTGGAGCGCCACGTAACGCTCGACCGCGCCATGTGGGGTTCCGACCAGGCCGCGTCGGTGGAGATTTCCGGCATGTCGAGGCTGGTCTCGAACATCCGCGACATCGAAAAAGCGCTCGGCGACGGTGTCAAGCGAGTCTATGATGGTGAAGCCGCCGCGCGCAAGAAGCTCAGAAGGGTATAG
- a CDS encoding AAA family ATPase, with the protein MIQPAEALRRPEAYHHPVEKVIEVVETHISWIFLTGQFAYKLKKPVNLGFLDFSTLERRKHFCEEELRLNRRLCPDLYLDVLPVTESDGKIRIGGDGEAIDYVIRMVQFDRRFELDRLLRRGELTKREIGEAAEVIAAFHAEAPRADPSAKFGTPEVILKPMLENLDLTEEVARTIEERSDIEKIRHWTLTEHRRLGGVMRERKALGMVRECHGDLHTGNMVIRDGKITIFDCIEFSHVLSIIDVMSDVAFLFMDLEHSGHPELAWHFLNAWLSKNGDYNGLQVLRLYCVYRAMVRAKVTSIRVAQESDEEEKAKTLAEHHSYIRLALGYTQPRKPMLLITYGVSGSGKSTWAARLADLGGFIHIRSDVERKRLFGIDSLERSAGKGFDIYTPEATQKTYDVMLDAASTALSAGFPVIVDATFPDARKRAPFIRLARAMNCECRILCFQATHETLRERVRTRHKKGSDASEADQKVLEAQLHAIESPAGDEKALCIQIDTEGEVTIEALLTALKM; encoded by the coding sequence ATGATCCAGCCAGCCGAAGCCCTTCGCCGCCCGGAAGCGTATCATCATCCGGTCGAAAAGGTGATCGAGGTGGTCGAGACCCATATATCATGGATCTTCCTCACCGGCCAGTTCGCCTACAAACTCAAGAAGCCGGTCAATCTCGGCTTCCTTGACTTCTCGACGCTCGAACGGCGCAAGCATTTCTGTGAAGAGGAGTTGCGCCTGAACCGGCGGCTCTGCCCTGACCTCTATCTCGACGTGCTGCCGGTAACAGAGTCGGATGGAAAAATCCGGATCGGCGGCGATGGCGAGGCGATTGACTACGTGATCCGCATGGTGCAGTTCGACCGGAGGTTCGAGCTCGACCGGCTGCTGCGCCGGGGCGAGCTGACAAAGCGCGAGATCGGCGAGGCCGCCGAGGTGATCGCCGCCTTCCATGCCGAGGCTCCGCGAGCCGATCCCTCGGCGAAGTTCGGCACGCCGGAGGTGATCCTCAAGCCGATGCTCGAAAATCTCGACCTGACCGAAGAGGTCGCCCGCACCATCGAAGAGCGGAGCGACATCGAAAAAATCCGCCACTGGACGCTCACCGAACACCGGCGGCTCGGCGGCGTCATGCGGGAGCGCAAGGCGCTCGGCATGGTGCGCGAGTGCCACGGCGACCTGCACACCGGCAACATGGTAATACGCGACGGCAAGATCACGATTTTCGACTGCATCGAGTTCAGCCACGTGCTGAGCATCATCGACGTCATGAGCGACGTCGCGTTCCTCTTCATGGACCTGGAACACTCCGGCCACCCCGAACTGGCGTGGCATTTTCTGAACGCCTGGCTCTCGAAAAACGGCGATTACAACGGCTTGCAGGTGCTGCGTTTGTATTGCGTGTACCGGGCGATGGTGCGGGCCAAGGTCACCTCGATCCGCGTTGCGCAGGAGTCGGACGAGGAGGAAAAAGCCAAAACGCTCGCCGAGCACCACTCCTACATTCGGCTCGCGCTCGGCTACACGCAGCCCCGAAAACCGATGCTGCTCATCACCTACGGCGTCTCGGGCAGCGGCAAATCGACCTGGGCAGCGCGACTCGCCGACTTGGGCGGCTTCATCCACATCCGCTCGGACGTCGAGCGCAAGCGCCTCTTCGGCATCGACAGCCTCGAACGCAGCGCCGGAAAAGGGTTCGACATCTACACGCCTGAAGCGACGCAGAAAACCTACGACGTCATGCTCGACGCCGCCTCGACCGCGCTGTCAGCAGGCTTTCCGGTGATCGTCGATGCCACCTTCCCCGATGCCCGCAAGAGAGCCCCTTTCATCCGCCTGGCAAGAGCGATGAACTGCGAGTGCCGCATTCTCTGCTTCCAAGCCACGCACGAGACGCTGCGCGAGCGGGTACGAACGCGACACAAAAAAGGAAGCGACGCCTCCGAAGCTGACCAGAAGGTTCTCGAAGCCCAGCTTCACGCCATTGAGTCGCCCGCCGGAGACGAAAAAGCCCTCTGCATCCAGATCGACACAGAGGGCGAAGTTACCATCGAAGCGCTGCTGACGGCGCTGAAAATGTGA